The genomic DNA GTCGACCAGTACAacgcgctgctcgtcctcgtgccCGAGTTCCAGGTGGTCGTGTCGCTGCTCGCTGCGGGGCCCGACTCCGGGCCCGtcgtggaggcggcgaccgAGACGGTCCTGCAGGCGTTGCTGCCCGCGCTGGACGGCGTGAGCCAGAGCCAGGCCTGCGACAAGTTCTGCGGGCGGTACGCGCcgacggacgcggcggcggcggcggcggcggcgaattCTTCGCTCGTCCTGgcggtggacgacgaggggccgGGGCTGCTCGTCACGCAGTGGATCAGCAACGGCGTGGACGTgaggcgcgccgcgcaggcgTACGCGGACGCGACCaagggcggcgtcatcgagtCCATCAGGCTGTATCCGACGGGCCTGCGCACCCCCGGCGAGGCTGCGTTCCGGGCGGTCCTGCAGACGGTCCCGTCTGGCTTCGACCCGTCGGTCCAGCGCGTCCTGGATCCCAGGGCGAGTCAATGGAGCGCCGTGGACCAGCTCATGTACGGGGAGGTTGCGATCGACGACTTTGTGTTTCGGCTggatgggcagggcagggcggtgGCTGTCGAGCCGCGGGTGTTGCGGCAGACAATTCAGAGAGTTGGCGGCAAGTAGGCAGATGAGTGTCTCCAGTCGTGCACTGGTGATCTTTCGTTCGTTGGAATAGCCTTCGGGCGGCTATCTAGATTATTGGATCGTATTTGAGGCAGGTGCATTTCTTTGTCACGGTTGCTTCATTGCCCCTTGGCCGAGTGTGCTCCTAGACATGGAATAATTTTTATCATGATATTCGTCTCGAATGAACCATCGTACGGCTTTGTTGGAGTACAGACTGAGCCGCCACATTATATATCCTACATGATCTGCTTTGTAGTGGCAGTGTGGCACTATGCGATCCCTTCAACTCCATCACCACGTTATCACCTCCGCGAAATCGTCCCACTCCCCATCCATGCCGTTCGGCCGCCACCGGAAGCACACCTGCGCGCACCGCAGGTCAATCTGGGGGTCTATGTCCACCGAGTGAATTCGCCGCCACTCCGGAACCCGGGACGGATCCCACGCTGCTGCCCAACTTGTAGGGTTCGTGTCCGAAGGGTCAGTCGACGGCTTCAGCCCAAGGTCGAGGTCCAGGTCCCGGTcgaggtccaggtccaggtcgAGGCCGCACTCCTCGAGCTGCGTCACCCTCTCTCCGATACGCGCATGCTGCTTGCCCTCCCACacgccctccgcccccgGCACGGCGTCCAGCAGTGCcacagcgcgccgccggaccCCCGGGTGTCGGCACTTGCACGCCGTCACGAACAGCGAGTGCACGACGCCCATGTCCAGCGCGAAGCCGCAATGGCCGGGCGTTATTTTCCGCTGCGGGCCGTCTAGCAGACTGGCACAGAGCGTCACAATGTCGGCGAACTGCGCCGTGAAGCGGTCGTATATgccttcttcggcggcgaggcacgTGGCCAGGAGGATGCTCGCGCTGAGGTACTTGACGCGGATCAAGATCGTTTCCTCCAGCAGACCACGTTCCATAAATGCCGTCCCAGGCGCGAGATTTCTGTCCCGGAACGCTGCGAGATCGTCCTCCAGCTTACCGGCCTCAGCGGCAACATGCAGCGGCACTGACCCCGGCTCGCGATACCGAaagtcgtcggccatggtccTCATGAAGCTGAACAGGCGGCTCGTTAGACAAGTCAGGTCCCGGTCTGCGGCTTGATAGCCGCCTTCAGTAGACAGTGAGTAGGAGgagacgtgggcggcgtcgagcgtggGGGATCGCCtgccgaggaagatggcggccTGCAGGTCGAGCCTCGACAACGCCAGCGCGAGATCGGCGTCGACTGTGAAGATGGTCAGTCAACGGACGAACCGTGAAGCCTCGGGCGCGTACCATATGGGTGGTTCGAGATGGCTATGTTCAGCCCATGCTCCAGATGGCTCAGCGCAATGAGCGGCTCATGCATACACAGCTCAAAGCCTATACACATCACCGTACACAGCAACGCGACATTCACACTCCGGCTGTCGCCGCTCCCGCGGCCAACCACGCGCTGCATCTCCCGGATACACCGGTCGTAGTGCCGCATCGCGAGCCGCACCTCGCCCGACgagagcgacggcgacgcacaCGCAGGGCCCTCGATTCCCTcgccagacgacgaggccgccctcgccctctgcAGGGCGCTAAACGCGACCGCCGCATGGCCCAGCGCCGGCTCCTCTTGCACCGCCTGCAgcacgagccgccgccacgccgagcgcccgccgacgatgcaggCGACGAGCTCCCGCCGGAACAGGTCCAGGTACGCGCCGTCtccgtgctcgccgagctcggcgccgctggcctgCGCGGGCCGAAAGTGCGAGAGCGTCAGCGGCGCAGTGAACGTCAGGAACGGCgtgctcggcgcggcggcgctctgAGCGGAGGCCACGCCATCGCAGCGCCGGCCTGTGCTGTTGCAATTGCGGCACGTCGGCCAAGTCTCGTCGCAGCGGACCTTGCGGATTCTGGCGAGAAGCAAATCTAGAGTCAGCAGGTAGATATCTCTCTGGTCTCCTGGAAGATAATGATGGGGACGGACTTGCAGGTCCGGCAACCGGATTTCGTCCACTTGTacggcctcctcgtcaaATGCCGTGCCTGCGTCGTTACCTTTGCTGTCTGCTTGGGGCTCATGTTTGCCACCCTTTCCCTCACATTTGCGAAGAGAATATGTTACATGAAGTGAAGCCGTGCCGCCACAGCTGCTGTCGTTGATTGTGCTGCCTGCACTCAGCTGGTGTTGTCCGTGGGTCGCTTCGcgagtcgtcgtcagctAAGGCCCTGATCTACGACCCTGATTTAATAATGCAAGGACATTATTTTACGTATAAAAGTTAGGCTATTCCTAAATTAATAGGCgatttatatataatagagAGGGCGTAGACCCGTAACTATATAAACCTTCGTCTACCCTTATTAACGATATATCGCGCTAGTAGGGGCTATCTCGATACCTATATTAAGGAAAGATATTAAAGAAGATAGTATTTTCTATTTAAATAGCTAAGTTAAATTATATAATCTCGAGGGACCTATAGAAGTTAAGTTAGGCTAACTTTATTAAGCCTAACTTTAAGGTATTATAAGcattaataataataattattatattaattataataataacttttaaagtattaaataataaccttattaattaatttattattaaagataaTTATAACGATAATATTTGctttattatagctatatttatattattatattattaataagttagataatagctattataataaagtaataatataataataatattatattataaaataaataataatatagtctTAAAGGCTTTACTTAAgctattttattattattatatttagTTCTTAAATACCTTAAAGTAAGTTATTATAGCTTActtattaaatattaatttaataattaagtaagaaaagtaataatagaattaaataaatataagggtaataatattataagatTAAAGCTTATAAGTTTAAGCTTTTAATTTACTAGCTAAATAGGCTTTAATACCTTATAGTTTAGGGgcgttatatatatactataatTCCTAGCTTAagtctatatatatacgTTTTAttttaatactttattattttaatatttaagGACTTATTGTATATATTAAAGATAGTATTTTTAAcctttattaatagcttataattaataataaagtagctaatataaagtattaaataattaaataaaaagtTATAATctttttataaatatatatatataataagcCTTAAAagaatataatatattacttttaaataaattaattattaatCTTATAGgtattttattaattaattaacttaatttaataattatatattatatttatttaatagctataattTAATTATATCTTAAAGGTTATTAAATTTAACTTAAAAATAttataatttaataatataattaatataagtaataaaatattaattttatatatatccttaagtattattaataaaggttTTAAATAAGGAAGTTTAATAtcttataaaatatatttataataataatatttaatagGTTATTTTTATATATCTTTATTAACGTTAAGggcttaatatataatttaagATTACtttaaattatattattaaaaagCTTTATAATACCTATAAAGAGGttttatttaataaatattagCTTTAATTTAAGataaagtattataatactatttttaAGGATTTAATATTACCTTTAAGATTAAATAGACTTAAATTAGCGATTATAAATAAGCTAAAAGATATTtaatttataatatttatagctttaaatatttattaagtatatctttaattaatataaataaaagtAAAAGATTATTTAAGTTAATACTTTTaaatatagctttattaattaaattaAGATCGTCTATATTATAAAAAGGCTATATACTATATCTAGCTTAATAGGCTAACTTTAAAAGAAAGTAaagtaataaataataagtcctttattaattaaaagTAAAAGGTTATTTAAAAAGcttataattatattaataagttTATTTTAAATTAATTAAGATAAGACTTAAAGtataatattagctattaGACTTAAAGATTATATTAAGAAATCTTAATAAATTAAAGAAAGgtaataaagctatttaaaaataataaagataataataataatattgAAGGtaataaaaataataaaggtaatattattaatataattataataaatattaataaaggaaataataaaagtaataaataaatataaaatataatagaaaaatattattaagtaatagctatataaattACCTTATAAATAATTATATTTTTAAATAccttttattattaaaaaaatattattaattaagcttcctttaataatattaaagttTATTAATCTCGTTATTAATAAttttattaaattattataatagctatatatttATTTTACTTTAAGCTTAAATTACCTTTATTTCCTTTAATAAAAGAGAATTttaaattattatatttaagatatTTACCTTAAAAGCTATAATAATttaaattattatattatatttaagcttattaaaGAACTTAATATAATTCTTAATCGCTACTTTAAGGTTatctatattaaataaatatattaatataatatattaataaagctaattaaatataataataatattatttaatacTTAAAcaatattattattaattaattaattataaataagCTTTACTTTCTTTAAAGTAATTACTTTATAGGCTAAGATATTAAATATTTTCTTTACTTTTttcttaattattaatactattaaGAATTAAgtttattactttattaaagttattaaagtatattattaatagttAAAGGTCTTAATAAAtttacttattattaataataaaggtatttCTTTATAAaataaattaatattataattttcgctattaattataattttatttttattattattattacttttattaatattacttttattaatattattatacttaatTAACTTAATAAGCTATTTAAATACTACTTTATTCCTAGCCTTTATAATATACTTATTAACGCATTAATTATTAAAAAATACCTCTTTTTATATCTTAAAGCtaataaagttattaattaatagcccctttattattataatagtTTACTTActaaattaattaataattaagtaaaagaagtaataataaaattaaataattataaaagtaataatattttAAGATTAAAGCTTATAAGTTTAAGCTTTTAATTCGCTAATTAAATAGGCTTTAATACCTTATAGTTTAAAGgcattatatatataccttaattCTTTACTTAagcctatatatatatatattttatcttaatatattattataattatctttatatatataattaagctAATCTTATTTTATAGGCTATCTTTATTTACCTTACTTATTATAATCTAACTAGaattaaagtaatattaaatatCTAAGAGATTATAAATATcttaaaatatatattaaaaatcGTATATTTAATAATACTTAAATTTAAGGATATTTATATCTTAATTATAGCTTAAAAATTCCTTTAAGTATAAAATAAAGCCTTTAAATATAGACTTTATAAACTATATCTTTTAGCTATTTAATTAACCCTTATAATAGACTTTAATAATTATCTTAAAAAAGTATAATTCTTAATTTTAAGTTTAATATATAACCTTtttctttaatattaatattattagtTAATTTATAAAAAGATCTCTTTAATTATAAGgtatagtaataataataataagatctaataatagctataaagctcGCTATttaatagtaataatattaataatattaataaaatatatatatatataatagtcTTTAATAATCTTATACTTCTTAATTAAGCTAAAGATTATAAAAAAAGCTCTTATATTAAGGTTAGGAGCCCCCCAGCCgggtatatataatataagagAATAAACTTATTTAATTTAAGTAAGGATATACTCCTTTACTATCCTTATATAACTTAAATTAAGGTTATAAATTAAGGCCCAATACTATAGATTTAAATCTAATAAAGTTATAGTAACGGTCTATACCGTTAATAAACTAATCTTATTAATCGCGAGGTCCTATAGTTACTTTTAAGAGTAGGGTACGAAAACCGGGCGGGGCCCGTTTTTATACCGCGCGCCCGCTAGAGTGATTTGCCCGCCGATAGCGACCTCGCGGAATAAGTATTACGTATAGTAGTAGGCTATGCTATTCGGATAGAAACAAGCCTATAGATTATTACTATAGTTATAGTAAAGCCCTAGCTAAACCTAGGGTTCCTTAATGCGGGTATTCTAGGGTATTAGGAAGTTAATAGTGTTACTTAAGCTAGCGGGGCACTATACAGTATAGTAATAGGTTTATTAGCGGCATTATTGTCGATGCTAGTCCTGTAAAGTCTCCCTAAGGTCTTCTATCGACTCCCGTCACGGGCTTTGCCGCGCTATAGGCGTTAGTTAACCGTGCGATCTGAAAAATGGCTAGTCTAAGCTCGTATAAGGAATTAAATCTACCATATGTTTGCCAAGAATTAAGGCGGTGTTCCTCCGGGTCCTAACTAGTCTGCCGCATTGGGGATTGTGCAACGCGACTATATCTCTAGGCCACTAAGTAGACAACTAGTTCTCCTAACTCTCTAGTTGCTTAAGAACAAGGCAAACATATTACGAAATGGCCCTAGCTAAAGCTAACGTAGGTCATAGATACTATAGGGGTGATTATATTATAGCGCGTAGCATTATAGGACTACTCGAGGGGATGACGCGTTATAATACCCTTAGCCGTTTCGGTTTTTACTTTGCGTTAAGCCTTATATCTAGTCTTAACCCTAAATGAGAGAGCGGCTACTTCTAGCGTCCTTTTACGTTAAGCGTTACTACTAAATCTTTTCGTATATTAATCCTAATAAACCGCTAAGTATAGTACCTATAGTATTAGTCTTACTTTAATAGAAGCTATAGAATTTCCCTAAGTAGGTTAATTTTAAAGCTATCCTTATTCGAAGTTATATAGATTGCATTATTCGTCGGTATATCGCAATAGGCCTATAAAGAAATGCCTCTACTAGCCTTATTAAATAAGTAATACTCCTCGCCCTTAGCCGCCTTGCTTATTACCTTACCGACCTATTTTTGTATATCGGTATAAATAAACGATCCGATATCTTTCTATTTGTTATTCCTCTATAGGAGCTAGATATCGATCCTATCGTTACTAGATTTTTACTATATGAATTAATTTTCCGTACTTAATACGGTATTAATATATTAGGATATAGAGTTTAACTACTTAATTAAGAAAGCCGGCGGGAGCT from Purpureocillium takamizusanense chromosome 4, complete sequence includes the following:
- a CDS encoding uncharacterized protein (COG:S~EggNog:ENOG503P45W) encodes the protein MSPKQTAKVTTQARHLTRRPYKWTKSGCRTCKIRKVRCDETWPTCRNCNSTGRRCDGVASAQSAAAPSTPFLTFTAPLTLSHFRPAQASGAELGEHGDGAYLDLFRRELVACIVGGRSAWRRLVLQAVQEEPALGHAAVAFSALQRARAASSSGEGIEGPACASPSLSSGEVRLAMRHYDRCIREMQRVVGRGSGDSRSVNVALLCTVMCIGFELCMHEPLIALSHLEHGLNIAISNHPYVDADLALALSRLDLQAAIFLGRRSPTLDAAHVSSYSLSTEGGYQAADRDLTCLTSRLFSFMRTMADDFRYREPGSVPLHVAAEAGKLEDDLAAFRDRNLAPGTAFMERGLLEETILIRVKYLSASILLATCLAAEEGIYDRFTAQFADIVTLCASLLDGPQRKITPGHCGFALDMGVVHSLFVTACKCRHPGVRRRAVALLDAVPGAEGVWEGKQHARIGERVTQLEECGLDLDLDLDRDLDLDLGLKPSTDPSDTNPTSWAAAWDPSRVPEWRRIHSVDIDPQIDLRCAQVCFRWRPNGMDGEWDDFAEVITW